The genomic region AACTCAGCGATGTTCTGCCATGCCGGGTCGGCCTTGAACTTTCCGCGCAGCTCGGCCGCTTCAGGGCTCGCGCCCTTCACGTCGACGATCTTGTTGGCCTTCACGATGAAGACCGCTGTCTCATCCCCGAGTTTGACCGGCAGCTCGCCCGCGGTTTTGCTGTCCGGGCCTTCGTTCGGCACGCAGTAGACCTCGCCCGCGGGGAGGTTGGAGAGGGCGCCGTCCGTGCCTGCCTTCTCGGGGTGCAGTATGCCGTCGTCCTTGTGCGCGTGGTTATACGAGGGCAGGTCGAAGTAGCACTTATGTCCTGTGGAGAACTCGACCTCGGCGGCCGCGGCCTTGTCGAATATCGCGGCCAGGATATTCGCCTTCTCTGCGATGGCTGAATAGTCCGCGGAGAGCCCTGACTCCTCCATGAACTTTGCTACTCCCGGCATGCTGCCCACGCGCAGCTTCTTCGACTTCTTCGTGTAGCCGTAGAGCGGAGCGGTGGCCGAAAACTCCGGCATCGCGATGATGATTGTGGAATGGCCGATCACCTCGTCGAAATCCTTGTCCACGCCTCCGATCTTGCAGGTTTTGGGAAGATCGGCGTTGTTGCCGCCAGTGGCCTGGTACGTCACCGCGGGATTCACCGTGACGCCCCAGCGGTTCGCCAGGTGCTCGATCTTGTCGCGCCAGTCTTCCGCCATCTGACGGCGTTCTTTCCATTCCTTGCGGTCGGGAATCGACCCGTGCGGCAGATCGTACATCACGGTGACGATCTCGCCCTTTGCCGGTTTGAAGATGCTGTCGAAGAATTTTTCCAGATTGAACGCCATGATTTTCTCCTTTTTTTCAGGATGACAGCAGGTTGACTATGGTTATGAACGCGAAGAGCAGGACTGAAACTCCGAGGCCGATCATGCCTATCTCCACTGGCGTGAGCTTCTTTATCTTTTCGATCCTGGGCGTGGGCGTGGGATAAGCGGCATGGGAGGCTCGTTTTTTCTCCAGATCGGCCCATTCCCTGACCGCTTCGGATTCCTCCTCAGGGAGCTCCTCTGTGGAGCCGGTTTCAGCTTCCTCTTCGGTTTGCATCGCCGGCTCAGGCTCTTCCTCGAGGCCGGGTATCTCCTGTGGCGAGATCGGCGCGGGTCTGGATTTCGGAGCGACCTCCTCCATGGCGGCCAGGTTTATCTCCTGCGGGTTTCTGAAGATGCAGACTATCGTACCGAACGCCACTCGGTCGCCGTCGTGCAGATACTCCTCGATCACGCGGCGGTTGTTCACGAAGGTGCCGTTCTTGCTCTCCAGGTCGCGGATCGCTATGCCGCCCCAGCGTTTCAGGACCTTGGCGTGGCGGCGCGATATCGCGTACTCGTTTATCGGGAAGTCGCACTCCGGGTCGCGGCCTACCGTGAATTCTCCCGTCTCGTCCGTGAGATGGAGTTTCTTGCCCTCGGCCACGCCGTTGAGCACCTCGAGGGACGGCACCATCTCCTTGTCCAGCGCGGTCAGCACCTTCTTGAGGAGCTTGACCTCCAGGAGGTCGGAGCCGGTTATCTCCTCATCGATGGTGAGAGCGCTTTCCGCTTCGGCGCCGTGAAAACGAAGGTCGAAGGTGTCGATGGTGATGAGATCGCCGGGCCTGAGCAGGTTCTTCTCATGGGGCGCCAGCCTCATGCCGTTGAGGAACGTGCCGTTGCCGCTCTTGAGATCGATGATGAAGTGGTTCTCGCCGTCGGAGACGATCTTTGCGTGGAAGCGGGAGACGCCGCGGCCGCGCAGCTGTATCAAGTTGCGGTCGTGGCGGCCGACGGTGATCTCCTCCTCGGTGCAGGAGTGTATCAGCGGTTCTTCGCGGCCTCTTTCCTGTATGATCAGTTGCGACATTTGATTTTGTTCGCGTTCACGAAGTCTGAGGCGATCTTCGTCTCCGCCGCGAACTCCTTTGCGCCCGTTGCGATGAATCTGCAGTACATCCGGCCCGCTTCCTCTGTCCTCCCCTGCTGTTCATGGATCTTGGCCAGGTTGTAGAGCGCTCTGGCGTAGTTCGGAGCTATGACCACGGTGCGCTCCCACTCGCGCTGCGCGTCGAGAATTTTCCCCTGCTTGAGATAAGTCAAGCCCAAATTGAAAGAGGCGTCGGCGAAGTTGGGGTTGATGCGAGTCGTCTCTTTGAGCGCTGCGGTCGCATCGGCAAGACGGCCGGAATTGAGATAGAGCGTGCCGAGCCTGTACCAGGCCAGCTCGTTGTTCGGCTCTAGCGCAGTCACGCTCTTGAACTCGTTGACTGCGAGATCCGGCTGCGTCGCCTGCATGTAGTAGAGGCCCAGCGACATGTGGACCCTGGGCGATTCGGGTTCGATCTCCAGGGCCTTGTTCAGCGCGTTCTGCGCCTTGGTCAGGTCGTTGCGCGCCAGGTACAGCTCGCCCGTCTTGAGCCACTGGTCGGCCGACTCCGGCTTATCGGCCAGCGCCAGCCTGCGGCGGATGCCGGCGAGTTCGAGCTCGCCGCGTTGTTCGTAGACCTCGGCGAGCTTGGCGTGCACGTGCGTGAGGGAGGCGTCCAGCTCGGTCGCTATCTTGAACTGATCGATCGCGAGCGGGCTGTAGTCCTGTTTGTCGATCTTGGATTTCTCGAGATACGCAAGGCCTAGATTGTAATGCGCGTCGGCGAGCGTGCTGTCTTTTTTGAGGCCCTTTTTTATCGCTTCGATCGCGTCGTCTATCCTTCCTTCGGCCAGATACACCGCGCCCAGGTGCGCGTATGCGGCGGCGTATTTTTTATCGAGTTCGATCGCCTTCTTGAACTGCGCTTCTGCAAGACTGTTTCGTCCCGTCTTGCGATAGACCACGCCGAGGTTGTTGTACGCCTCCACATATTCCGGCGCGAGCTCTATCGCGGTCTTGAACTCGAGCTCAGCGCGCTCGTAGTCGTCCTTGTTCATAAAGCTCACGCCCTGGTTGTTGTGATACACGGCGCGAGAGGTAGGCATGGTGATCTTCTTCTTGGCCGCGGCCTCCATGGGGAAAGCGAGCATCGCTACGGCGAGGAGAAGAGCCGTGTATCTGTATGATTTCATATCACCTCATGGATTTCCAAGGCACGGGTCTATAGCGCTGGCCCGGTTTTGCGCCTGCACCGCACCTTCTTGATTGCCGAGTATGGATTCCGAATTCGCAAGCCTCTGCCACGCCACAGCGTCCTCGGGCACGAGCTCGACGCTCTTCCTGAAGGCCGCGGCAGCCGCCTTGTGGTCGGAGCGGCTCGCCGCAGCCGAACCTTCCTTGTAGTAGGCGTTGCCCATCACGAACCTGTCTTTTATTTCGGCCGGACCCGTTTCCTTGGCGGCGGGTTTGGGTTTGATGTATCCGAAGACCGGACTCATCGGCTTCGTGAGCTTGGCCATCTGTGCGATCTCGGCCTCCGCCCGGATGAAATAGGTGTCATAGGGTTTTCCGGACATCTTATTGTAGAGGCCGAGGAAGTCGTTCACAGCGGCTATGCCCTGATAGCCCAGCGGAGAGGCGTAATCCAGCCTCTTCACATCCGTGAAATGCAAGATGACCGCCTCGGCGTTCGACGCGTTGTACGCCTCGAGCAGCTCGCGGCCCCTCGAGTAGCTCTCGTACGCGCGGGTGGATGCCGTCGCATCCTTCACTGCATTGAATGAGGACTGGTCGAAGGAGAGTTGCATCTCCTTCATGATATCCGCAGTCGCCTGGGCCGTCCTTGAGAAGAACTCGCTGTTGTCGGGGTAGGGGAAGACCGCCTCTCTCTGGGCGATGAGCTGCCCGCCGCCGTCCGAGAGTTTGATGAAGATTCTCATGTTCCCGTCGAGGTGCTGGTACATGCCGTCGATCGAGTAATCATAGGGGCCGCCTCCGTGTGTCGCCGTTATGCCGTACTGCGCCCGCGCCTTTCCGGCGGAAGAGAGGAGGTCTCCCACGAAGTTGCGGATCCCTGTGGAGAGCCACTCGTCCCCAGGTTTTTTGGTGAAGTCGGTGAAGGGCTTCACCAGGATGTTTTTTCCGGCGGGCATGAGCGACATGCGGCCCTGGGCCATTGCCGCCTGCCACTTGACGCATGTCTTGGATTGCGCCGTGCCGGGTGCGGCGGCTATGAAGAGAAGCGCGAGAAAGGCGAAGAGTTTGATGCGCCCGATGCCTGACATGATGAACCAATATCCTGATTTTCTTAGTTAAAATCAAGCTCTAAACCCAGAGGGTGCTTTACTGGGCCTCTCCGATATGGTATTCGATTAGTTGATATGGCTGATGACCAGGAGAAGAGGGGCCCGGCGCAGGCGGTTGAGGAGAGGCCGCAGGCCGCGCCTGCGGCAGATTCCGCCGACAAGACCGTGATAAGGTCACAGGGTGAGATCGAAGAGGAGCTGACCCCCTCGCGCCAGCAGACTTCCCTCCCTTACATGGTCATAGTTGACGGTCCGCGCATCGGCACCCGTTTTCCGCTCAAGGAAGGCGCCAACATCATGGGTCGGGCGCCGACCAACGAGATCAGGCTCGAGGACCAGAGCGTCTCCCGCCAGCACGCCGAGGTGATGCGGCAGCCCACGGGCTATGTGGTGAAGGACCTGGGCAGCAAGAACGGCACTTTAGTCAACGGCAAGCAGATATCGGAAGCGGTCAAGATCAGCCACAAGGACGTGGTCAAGACCGGCATATACCAGCTCAGGCTCGTTACGCAGAAGATGGCGCTCGATGAGGAGCTCACGCTCCCGCCGGAACTCGCGATGAGCGACCGGACGGTCTTCGTAGCAATCCCCCCCGACAGCCTCACGTCGCGTATGGAGGAGAGGGAGGTCCCTCTCGAAGAATCTCCTGCCGAGGAGATTCCTCTTCCCGCAGATGAGAAGGCATCCGGTTCTAAGTCAAAGGTGATTTCCAACAGGTTTTCGGGTCTGCTCGGCGCTGCCCTCGCCGACAAGCGCAAGGCGGCGATGTTCGGCGCCCTGATAATCCTGCTCATCATCACTGCCGGATATTTTGGAAAGCGTCTGCTCTTTAAACCTGCCAAGCGCGTCGTGGTGGCCAAATCTCTGCCGGCCGATGTAGCGCCAGTACCTGCGCCGACCCCGGCTCCAGCTCCGGCCCCGATGCCCGCACCGGCTGTCCCTGAGACTGCGGCTGCTCCTGCATCCGTCTCTCCGCCGTCGCCTGATGTCGGGCCGTTGCCCGCTGAGACGCCTCCTGTTGCGGTCGGTCCCACGCCTCCGGCGCCTGGCGCGCCGGAGACTGCAGCACCGCTCCCTGCGCCTGCGCAGCCGGGTATGCCGGTTGAGCCGGCCGGCAGCGCGATGCCTGTCTTCGTCGATTTCGCCTCCAGCCCGCTGCCTGCAAAGGTCATGTTCAAGGGCCAGGACGTGGGCCAGACTCCCATGCGCATAAACGTTCAGCTTATGCCGGGCCAGAGCTACGAGGCGGAGGCCACGTTCGTAATGCCCGAGATCAACGAGAGCTATACGCAGAAGGTTTCGTTCCAGGCGGAGCTGGGCCAATCGGTGGTCCCGGTGCTATTCCGCGCGCCGATAGGCATCTTCAAGGTCATGGGCCTTCCAAAGGACACCGAGCTCTACATGGAGGGCAAGTTTGTCTACGACAAGTACAGGAGCGGGACGGCGAAACCCGACAGCGTGGTGTTCAACAAGCCGAGTTATGTGCCCTACGGCACGTATGTTGTGGAGCTCAGGCGCGCCCGAAGGCTGGGCGAGACCTCTTCCACCTATGTGAGCGACATAATCTATCGAAGGGATTTCGTGTTGGCCGAGGACCAGCCCACGTACGTGCTCGAAGTGAAGGAGGAGGACCTCAAGATATTCCCCGTGAAGGTGAAGTCCGATCCCTCGAACGCCGAGGTCTTCATCGACGGCAAACTCGTGGGGGCGACCCCGTACGAGGGCACGTTTCCCCTCGGCGAGCACAGGCTGGTGCTGCGCAAGGAGGGATTTTTCGAGCATGCCGAGGACCTGAAGGTCGACATCAACACGCCGTTTCTGGCCGACGTCAAGCTCCAGACCTCCATCGCGGGCGCGCATATCAACAACGCCAAGCTTGCGATGAATCGCCAGATGTACCAGGAGGCG from bacterium harbors:
- a CDS encoding PEGA domain-containing protein translates to MADDQEKRGPAQAVEERPQAAPAADSADKTVIRSQGEIEEELTPSRQQTSLPYMVIVDGPRIGTRFPLKEGANIMGRAPTNEIRLEDQSVSRQHAEVMRQPTGYVVKDLGSKNGTLVNGKQISEAVKISHKDVVKTGIYQLRLVTQKMALDEELTLPPELAMSDRTVFVAIPPDSLTSRMEEREVPLEESPAEEIPLPADEKASGSKSKVISNRFSGLLGAALADKRKAAMFGALIILLIITAGYFGKRLLFKPAKRVVVAKSLPADVAPVPAPTPAPAPAPMPAPAVPETAAAPASVSPPSPDVGPLPAETPPVAVGPTPPAPGAPETAAPLPAPAQPGMPVEPAGSAMPVFVDFASSPLPAKVMFKGQDVGQTPMRINVQLMPGQSYEAEATFVMPEINESYTQKVSFQAELGQSVVPVLFRAPIGIFKVMGLPKDTELYMEGKFVYDKYRSGTAKPDSVVFNKPSYVPYGTYVVELRRARRLGETSSTYVSDIIYRRDFVLAEDQPTYVLEVKEEDLKIFPVKVKSDPSNAEVFIDGKLVGATPYEGTFPLGEHRLVLRKEGFFEHAEDLKVDINTPFLADVKLQTSIAGAHINNAKLAMNRQMYQEAINELAAALTSEPAPSEIALANYMLGKSYYALNDIQRAISYFEQARQVEEQRYPAMLGLVACYAAQQQAAKALPLLVEVMLKSKDEEVKREANGLFQKISPLRSVIYVYSDPSGATVTVNDKPVAQQTPVILHDLPLGSYRIRIEKAG
- a CDS encoding tetratricopeptide repeat protein, with amino-acid sequence MKSYRYTALLLAVAMLAFPMEAAAKKKITMPTSRAVYHNNQGVSFMNKDDYERAELEFKTAIELAPEYVEAYNNLGVVYRKTGRNSLAEAQFKKAIELDKKYAAAYAHLGAVYLAEGRIDDAIEAIKKGLKKDSTLADAHYNLGLAYLEKSKIDKQDYSPLAIDQFKIATELDASLTHVHAKLAEVYEQRGELELAGIRRRLALADKPESADQWLKTGELYLARNDLTKAQNALNKALEIEPESPRVHMSLGLYYMQATQPDLAVNEFKSVTALEPNNELAWYRLGTLYLNSGRLADATAALKETTRINPNFADASFNLGLTYLKQGKILDAQREWERTVVIAPNYARALYNLAKIHEQQGRTEEAGRMYCRFIATGAKEFAAETKIASDFVNANKIKCRN
- a CDS encoding FHA domain-containing protein, which gives rise to MSQLIIQERGREEPLIHSCTEEEITVGRHDRNLIQLRGRGVSRFHAKIVSDGENHFIIDLKSGNGTFLNGMRLAPHEKNLLRPGDLITIDTFDLRFHGAEAESALTIDEEITGSDLLEVKLLKKVLTALDKEMVPSLEVLNGVAEGKKLHLTDETGEFTVGRDPECDFPINEYAISRRHAKVLKRWGGIAIRDLESKNGTFVNNRRVIEEYLHDGDRVAFGTIVCIFRNPQEINLAAMEEVAPKSRPAPISPQEIPGLEEEPEPAMQTEEEAETGSTEELPEEESEAVREWADLEKKRASHAAYPTPTPRIEKIKKLTPVEIGMIGLGVSVLLFAFITIVNLLSS